TTCATGTTCCGCCCGGTCATCGAGGAATTCGGGGCGACGAACATCTTCACCGGCAACGCCGGGCGCCTGTACCTGGACGTCGGAAGCCACCCGGAGTTCGCCACCGCCGAGTGCGACTCCGTGTCGCAGCTGGTCGCGCATGACCGGGCGGGCGAGAGGCTTCTCGACGACCTGGCGGCGAAGGCCGAGGCGGGGCTCGTCGGCGAAGACATCGGCGGCAAGGTCTTCCTGTTCAAGAACAACGTCGACTCCGCCGGCAATTCCTACGGCTGCCACGAGAACTACCTGGTCGGACGCTCGATGGGCCTGAAGGCGCTGTCGAAGCTGCTGCTGCCGTTCCTGGTGACCCGCCAGCTGCTGTGCGGCGCGGGCAAGATCGCGCGGCCCTATCCCGGCAGCCCCTACGAGGACGAACCGGAGCAGTACTGCTTCTCGCAGCGCGCCGACCACGTGTGGGACGGCGTGTCCAGCGCGACGACGCGGTCGCGGCCGATCATCAACACCCGCGACGAGCCGCACGCCGACTCCACCCGGTTCCGCCGCCTGCACGTCATCGTCGGTGACTCGAACATGTCGGAGACGACCACTGCGCTGAAGCTCGGTTCGACGCAGCTGGTGCTCGAGATGATCGAGGCCGGCGTGGACCTGCCCGACTTCGAGGTGGCCAACGAGATCAAGGCCATCCGCCTGGTCAGCCGCGACATGACGGGCACCGCTCCGATCCCGTTGCGCACCGGGGCGTCGAAGGAGGAGGCGTCGGCGCTGGAGATCCAGCGCGCGTACCTCGCCGCGGCGACGTCGTGGCTCGACCGCCGCGACGATTCCGGCGGCGGCACCCCCAACGAGGAGCTCGCCCGCCTGGTCGAGCTGTGGGGCCGGGTGCTCGACGCCGTCGAATCCGGCGACTGGTCCACCATCGACCGCGACATCGACTGGGCCATCAAGTGGTCGCTGCTGCGGCGCTTCATGGACCGCGGCCTGGACATCGCCGACCCGAAACTCGCGCAGATCGACCTCGCCTACCACGACATCCGCCCGGGCCGCGGCATCTTCCGTGCGCTGGAGGCCCGGGGCACGGTGTCGCGTTGGGTGACCGACGAGGAGATCGCGGAGGCCATGTCGGCCCCGCCCGCGACGACGCGCGCCATCCTGCGCGGCCGGTTCCTCGCCGCCGCCCGCGCGGTCGGCGCCGCCACGGTGGTGGATTGGACGCACCTGAAGATCTCCGGCGACGAACCCCGCATGGTCGTCGTCGACGATCCCTTCGCCACCTCTGATCCGGAGGTCGACGCCCTGGTGGAGCACCTGGAGTCCCTTCGTTCCGGCGGCTCCGCCGACACGGACGACGGCGACGGAGGCGGCCACGGCTCCGCCGACACGGACGACGGCGACGGAGGCGGCCGATGAGCGCCCGCTACTCGGCGACCCGCATCCGCCTGATCAGCCTGCTCACGGCGCTCGCCGATGAGCCCGGCGGGCTGCGCAAGGATTGGATCCTGCGCAACGTCCGCGGATACGACTCCGTGGCGGAAGGCTCCGCGGACCGGTACCTGCGCGACGATCTCCCGGCGCTGGCCGTCGCCGGCATCACGGTGACGTGGGACGACAACGACGTCCTGCGCCTGGACCGCCAGGCGTGGCGCGACGGCGACCCCGGGTTCACCGAGGAAGAGGCCGAGGTCCTGGCGATGGCGTCGCAGGTGGCCTTCAGCGATGACTCGCTCGGCGATCTGACCCGGGACGCCTGGGCGAAGCTGGCGCCGGTCGCGCAGCGCGCCGATCTGGCGGGCGGGCGCGGCACGGTCATCCTCGGCGACCGCATCACGCTCGATCGCGATCAGTTCGCCGACCTCAACCGCGCTATGCAGCCGCCGCGCAAGCGCATCGACTTCTTCTACGCGCCGCAGGTCTTCGGCGAGGAGGTCCAGCGCTCCATTGAGCCGTGGCAGATGGTCAACCTCCGGGGCCGGCTGTACGTGGTCGGCCACGACGTCGACCGCGGGGCCGTCCGCGTGTTCCGCATGGCGCGGATGACCGACGTCACGGTCACCGACGTCGATGCGGCGCAGCCTTTCCCCGGCGGCGACGTGCAGGCCATCGCGGAGCGGGCGTTGAATCGGGGTTCCGCGCCGCTGCGGGCCGTCGTGAAGCTTGCCGACGGCGCGGCGCCCGAGTCGTGCGCCGACGCCCTCGCGGGCGCCCGCGAGCTCGGGGACGGGCGCCACGAAATCGGGCCGATGACCACGGCGGAATTGACGGACATCGGGATGGAGCACGCCGGGGACCTC
This genomic stretch from Corynebacterium hansenii harbors:
- a CDS encoding helix-turn-helix transcriptional regulator, with the protein product MSARYSATRIRLISLLTALADEPGGLRKDWILRNVRGYDSVAEGSADRYLRDDLPALAVAGITVTWDDNDVLRLDRQAWRDGDPGFTEEEAEVLAMASQVAFSDDSLGDLTRDAWAKLAPVAQRADLAGGRGTVILGDRITLDRDQFADLNRAMQPPRKRIDFFYAPQVFGEEVQRSIEPWQMVNLRGRLYVVGHDVDRGAVRVFRMARMTDVTVTDVDAAQPFPGGDVQAIAERALNRGSAPLRAVVKLADGAAPESCADALAGARELGDGRHEIGPMTTAELTDIGMEHAGDLIVEEPAEVRERIVATLHEIVAAEGAAPGSADAGTEGEER
- the pafA gene encoding Pup--protein ligase, whose translation is MTESGLSGRALTRRIAGLETEYGITCTLDGERRLGPDEIARFMFRPVIEEFGATNIFTGNAGRLYLDVGSHPEFATAECDSVSQLVAHDRAGERLLDDLAAKAEAGLVGEDIGGKVFLFKNNVDSAGNSYGCHENYLVGRSMGLKALSKLLLPFLVTRQLLCGAGKIARPYPGSPYEDEPEQYCFSQRADHVWDGVSSATTRSRPIINTRDEPHADSTRFRRLHVIVGDSNMSETTTALKLGSTQLVLEMIEAGVDLPDFEVANEIKAIRLVSRDMTGTAPIPLRTGASKEEASALEIQRAYLAAATSWLDRRDDSGGGTPNEELARLVELWGRVLDAVESGDWSTIDRDIDWAIKWSLLRRFMDRGLDIADPKLAQIDLAYHDIRPGRGIFRALEARGTVSRWVTDEEIAEAMSAPPATTRAILRGRFLAAARAVGAATVVDWTHLKISGDEPRMVVVDDPFATSDPEVDALVEHLESLRSGGSADTDDGDGGGHGSADTDDGDGGGR